The following are from one region of the Stenotrophomonas lactitubi genome:
- a CDS encoding MacB family efflux pump subunit, whose product MSTTAPLLRLRDLRREFPAGEDVIAVLRDVNLDIHAGEMVAIVGQSGSGKSTLMNILGCLDRPTRGSYQVAGRETGKMAPDELAELRREHFGFIFQRYHLLGDLDARGNVAVPAVYAGSPGPVRTARAEQLLQRLGLADRMHHKPGQLSGGQQQRVSIARALMNGGEVILADEPTGALDTKSGEEVMAILGELHAEGHTIIIVTHDMSVAEHAQRIIEIRDGEIIADRANPAAPSYRAQREPSAGVAHGSSWQAARDRFTEAFRMALLAMNAHRLRTFLTMLGIIIGIASVVSVVALGNGSQQQILQNISALGTNTIDVYPGRGFGDMRSARVQTLKASDADALSRQSYVDSATPSVSSSVTARYRNQSATAQISGVGEQYFRVKGVSLLSGSFFDTDAVKGLGQVAVIDENTRTQFFPDSDPIGQVILLGNVPVRVVGVAKKQSFGFGGSTSLSVFVPYTTVMSRMLGQSHVSSITVRVNDETPMDAAQEAITRLLTMRHGTEDFFLSNSAEIRDTIEQTTRTMTLLIGAIAAIALLVGGIGVMNIMLVSVTERTREIGVRMAVGARQSDIRQQFLIEAVLVCLLGGLLGIGLALLMGVLIGRFASDFQVLFSTASIIAAFACSTLIGVAFGFLPARSAAQLDPVEALARE is encoded by the coding sequence ATGAGCACGACGGCGCCGCTGCTGCGCCTGCGCGACCTGCGACGCGAATTCCCGGCCGGCGAAGACGTCATCGCCGTGTTGCGCGACGTCAACCTGGACATCCATGCCGGTGAGATGGTGGCCATTGTCGGCCAGTCCGGTTCGGGCAAGTCCACGCTGATGAACATCCTCGGCTGCCTGGACCGCCCGACCCGTGGCAGCTACCAGGTAGCGGGCCGCGAGACCGGGAAAATGGCACCCGACGAGCTGGCCGAGCTGCGCCGCGAGCACTTCGGTTTCATCTTCCAGCGCTACCACCTGCTGGGCGATCTCGACGCGCGCGGCAATGTGGCCGTGCCGGCGGTCTATGCCGGCAGCCCCGGCCCGGTGCGCACCGCGCGTGCCGAGCAGCTGCTGCAGCGTCTGGGCCTCGCCGACCGTATGCACCACAAGCCCGGGCAGCTGTCCGGTGGCCAGCAGCAACGCGTGTCGATCGCGCGTGCGCTGATGAACGGTGGCGAGGTGATCCTGGCCGACGAACCGACCGGCGCCCTGGACACGAAATCCGGCGAAGAGGTGATGGCCATCCTCGGCGAGCTGCATGCCGAAGGCCATACCATCATCATCGTCACCCACGACATGAGCGTGGCCGAGCACGCACAACGCATCATCGAGATCCGCGACGGCGAGATCATCGCCGACCGCGCCAATCCGGCCGCGCCCAGCTACCGTGCGCAACGCGAACCGAGCGCCGGCGTCGCCCACGGCAGCAGCTGGCAGGCTGCCCGCGACCGCTTCACCGAAGCGTTCCGGATGGCCCTGCTGGCAATGAACGCCCACCGCCTGCGCACCTTCCTGACCATGCTCGGCATCATCATCGGCATCGCTTCGGTGGTATCGGTGGTGGCACTGGGCAACGGCTCGCAGCAGCAGATCCTGCAGAACATCAGCGCACTGGGTACCAACACCATCGACGTCTACCCCGGTCGCGGATTCGGCGACATGCGCTCGGCGCGGGTGCAGACCCTCAAGGCCAGCGATGCCGATGCCCTGTCGCGGCAGAGCTACGTCGACAGCGCCACCCCCAGCGTGTCCAGTTCGGTCACCGCGCGCTACCGCAACCAGTCAGCCACCGCGCAGATCAGCGGCGTCGGCGAGCAGTACTTCCGGGTGAAGGGCGTGAGCCTGCTCAGCGGCAGCTTCTTCGACACCGATGCGGTGAAGGGACTCGGCCAGGTGGCGGTGATCGATGAGAACACCAGGACCCAGTTCTTCCCCGACAGCGACCCGATCGGCCAGGTGATCCTGCTTGGCAATGTGCCGGTGCGCGTGGTCGGCGTGGCCAAGAAACAGAGCTTCGGTTTCGGCGGCAGCACCAGCCTGAGCGTGTTCGTGCCCTACACCACGGTGATGTCGCGCATGCTCGGGCAGAGCCACGTTTCCAGCATCACCGTGCGGGTGAACGATGAAACGCCGATGGATGCGGCGCAGGAAGCGATCACCCGGTTGCTGACCATGCGCCACGGCACCGAGGACTTCTTCCTCAGCAACAGCGCCGAGATCCGCGACACCATCGAACAGACCACGCGCACGATGACCCTGCTGATCGGCGCCATTGCCGCCATCGCGCTGCTGGTCGGTGGCATCGGCGTGATGAACATCATGCTGGTCTCGGTCACCGAGCGTACCCGCGAGATCGGCGTGCGCATGGCGGTGGGGGCGCGGCAGAGCGACATCCGCCAGCAGTTCCTGATCGAAGCGGTGCTGGTGTGCCTGCTCGGCGGCTTGCTCGGCATCGGCCTGGCACTGCTGATGGGTGTGTTGATCGGCCGTTTCGCCAGCGATTTCCAGGTGCTGTTCTCCACCGCTTCCATCATTGCCGCCTTCGCCTGTTCAACCCTGATCGGTGTGGCGTTCGGCTTCCTGCCGGCACGCAGTGCCGCCCAGCTCGACCCGGTGGAGGCCCTGGCCCGCGAATGA
- a CDS encoding efflux RND transporter periplasmic adaptor subunit → MISRLLPATRKGRLMLIALLVLIAAVSAWWLLRKPAAPALATTPVSRGDIEQTVEATGVIDAYKLVSVGAQASGQIKSLKVQLGDTVKEGDLIAEIDATTQQNQVLNAQASLDQVTAQRAVQQATLRQAELEFARQQQMLAAEATSRQEYDAAEAQLKTARAQLQSYEAQIKGRETELGTARANLAYTRIVAPMDGTVVAVVAEEGRTVNANQTAPTIVMLARLDVVTVNAEVSEADVVKIKAGMPVYFTTLGDPDRKYHATLRQINPAPASIANESSSSSSSSSSSSSSSAVYYNALFDVENPDGTLRIDMTAQVSVLLKQAKGVLMVPAVALGPKSRDGERIVRVVDDKGQPQPRKVKVGINNGANVEVLSGLKEGERVVVGEGGAAAAAGGGNRGGMQMRVGGPGMGRR, encoded by the coding sequence GTGATCTCCCGCCTGTTGCCCGCGACCCGCAAGGGTCGCCTGATGTTGATCGCCCTGCTTGTCCTGATCGCCGCCGTTTCCGCCTGGTGGCTGCTGCGCAAGCCGGCCGCACCGGCCCTGGCGACCACCCCGGTCAGCCGCGGCGACATCGAGCAGACGGTAGAGGCTACCGGCGTGATCGACGCCTACAAGCTGGTCAGCGTCGGTGCGCAGGCCTCCGGCCAGATCAAATCGCTGAAGGTGCAGCTGGGCGATACGGTGAAGGAAGGCGACCTGATCGCCGAGATCGACGCCACCACTCAGCAGAACCAGGTGCTCAATGCACAGGCCTCGCTGGACCAGGTGACCGCCCAGCGCGCGGTGCAGCAGGCGACCCTGCGCCAGGCCGAGCTGGAGTTCGCACGCCAGCAGCAGATGCTGGCGGCCGAAGCCACCTCGCGCCAGGAATACGATGCCGCCGAGGCCCAGCTGAAGACCGCGCGTGCGCAGCTGCAATCCTACGAAGCGCAGATCAAGGGCCGCGAAACCGAACTAGGCACCGCCCGTGCCAACCTGGCCTACACCCGCATCGTCGCGCCGATGGATGGCACCGTGGTGGCGGTGGTGGCCGAGGAAGGCCGCACGGTTAACGCCAACCAGACTGCGCCGACCATCGTGATGCTGGCACGGCTGGATGTGGTGACCGTCAACGCAGAGGTCTCCGAGGCCGACGTGGTCAAGATCAAGGCCGGCATGCCGGTGTACTTCACCACGCTGGGCGACCCGGACCGCAAGTACCACGCCACGCTGCGGCAGATCAATCCGGCGCCGGCGTCGATCGCCAACGAGAGCTCGTCCAGTTCCAGCAGCTCGTCCAGTTCCAGCTCCAGCAGCGCGGTCTACTACAACGCGTTGTTCGATGTGGAAAACCCCGATGGCACCCTGCGCATCGACATGACCGCGCAGGTATCGGTGCTGCTCAAGCAGGCCAAGGGCGTGCTGATGGTGCCGGCCGTTGCACTGGGTCCGAAGTCGCGCGATGGCGAGCGCATCGTGCGGGTGGTCGATGACAAGGGCCAGCCGCAGCCACGCAAGGTCAAGGTCGGCATCAACAACGGCGCCAACGTCGAGGTCCTGTCCGGCCTGAAGGAAGGCGAGCGTGTGGTGGTCGGCGAAGGCGGCGCTGCGGCAGCCGCTGGCGGCGGCAACCGCGGCGGCATGCAGATGCGGGTCGGCGGCCCGGGCATGGGGCGCCGATGA
- a CDS encoding response regulator — protein METENPMHRLLIVDDDNDIRTLLAEQLGRAGYQVSTAADGTSMRQLLEREHVDLIVLDLNLPREDGLTLCRDLRARSNTPVIMLTARAEPIDRVLGLEMGADDYLAKPFEPRELLARIRNVLRRTEALPANLEPLAVRRARFSRWIFDLEHRHLVDPDGRVVVLSGAEFRLLRVFIAHANKVLSREQLVALSSGRNYEAQDRAIDLQVSRLRNKLADDGGPDGLIKTVRNEGYVLASAVNLE, from the coding sequence ATGGAGACTGAAAACCCGATGCACCGTTTGCTGATCGTCGATGACGACAACGATATCCGCACCCTGCTGGCCGAGCAGCTTGGCCGCGCTGGCTACCAGGTCAGCACCGCCGCCGATGGCACCAGCATGCGCCAGCTGCTGGAACGCGAACACGTGGACCTGATCGTGCTCGACCTCAACCTGCCACGCGAAGATGGCCTGACCCTGTGCCGCGACCTCCGCGCGCGCTCGAACACGCCGGTGATCATGCTCACCGCGCGCGCCGAGCCGATCGACCGCGTGCTCGGCCTGGAAATGGGTGCAGACGACTACCTGGCCAAGCCGTTCGAACCGCGCGAACTGCTGGCACGCATCCGCAACGTGCTGCGTCGTACCGAAGCGCTGCCGGCCAACCTGGAACCGCTGGCGGTGCGCCGTGCGCGTTTCTCGCGCTGGATTTTCGACCTGGAGCATCGCCACCTGGTCGACCCGGACGGGCGCGTGGTGGTGCTGTCCGGCGCCGAGTTCCGCCTGCTGCGGGTGTTCATCGCACATGCCAACAAGGTGCTCTCGCGCGAGCAGCTGGTGGCCCTCAGCAGCGGCCGCAACTATGAAGCGCAGGACCGCGCCATCGACCTGCAGGTCAGCCGGCTGCGCAACAAGCTGGCCGATGACGGTGGCCCCGATGGCCTGATCAAGACCGTGCGCAATGAAGGCTATGTGCTGGCCTCGGCCGTCAACCTGGAATAA
- a CDS encoding ATP-binding protein — protein sequence MNRLRHFLSSMVGRLFVILLLGMSVAAIGATMLASSKRQQEFERQNLNRIADRLQGYINLLDGNPELRERLLEIGGPSVRALQPGARIGRADKALMEVLEDRPGPVSRAHVHFASFRSCIPKLQDLLPPPPPGHRKPPRERDPTFIPPKCRAVDVVLNDGTLLKLALDSPAIAHNGILAVDPLFLTLLVLAIAVLAYVVARMASAPLQELAAAAEDLGDDLQRAPLPLRGPREVQRAAEAFNAMQHRLQRHLAERTQMLAAITHDLQTPLTRLRLRLENVTDETLRERLIGDLAAMQALVREGLELARSAESAEQRAALDLDSLLESIVEDTAEDGADVVFEGRSGAVLMLRPLAMHRLFSNLVDNAVMYAQRARVRVERGEGTITVVIADDGPGLADDQLEAVFDPFVRVETSRSRETGGAGLGLTIARALAEKDGGRLWLRNRPEGGLEAVVQWSTSAEAR from the coding sequence ATGAATCGCCTGCGCCACTTCCTGTCCTCGATGGTCGGACGGCTGTTCGTGATCCTGCTGCTGGGGATGAGCGTGGCCGCGATCGGCGCGACCATGCTGGCCAGTTCCAAGCGGCAGCAGGAATTCGAGCGGCAGAACCTGAACCGCATTGCCGACCGGCTGCAGGGCTACATCAACCTGCTGGACGGCAACCCGGAACTGCGCGAGCGGCTGTTGGAGATCGGTGGCCCCAGCGTGCGCGCACTGCAGCCCGGCGCGCGCATCGGGCGCGCCGACAAGGCGCTGATGGAAGTGCTGGAGGACCGCCCCGGCCCGGTGTCACGGGCACATGTGCACTTCGCCTCGTTCCGTTCGTGCATTCCCAAGCTGCAGGACCTGCTGCCACCGCCGCCGCCGGGCCACCGCAAGCCGCCACGCGAACGCGATCCCACCTTCATCCCACCCAAGTGCCGGGCGGTGGACGTGGTGCTCAACGACGGCACGCTGCTGAAGCTCGCCCTGGATTCACCGGCGATCGCGCACAACGGCATCCTCGCCGTGGACCCGCTGTTCCTGACCCTGCTGGTGCTGGCCATTGCCGTGCTGGCGTATGTGGTCGCACGCATGGCCAGTGCGCCGCTGCAGGAGCTGGCGGCCGCTGCCGAGGACCTGGGCGATGACCTGCAGCGGGCGCCATTGCCGCTGCGCGGGCCACGCGAGGTGCAGCGCGCCGCCGAGGCCTTCAATGCCATGCAGCATCGGCTGCAGCGTCACCTGGCCGAACGTACGCAGATGCTGGCCGCGATCACCCACGACCTGCAGACGCCGCTGACCCGGCTGCGCCTGCGCCTGGAAAACGTGACCGACGAGACCTTGCGCGAGCGCCTGATCGGCGATCTGGCAGCGATGCAGGCACTGGTACGCGAGGGCCTGGAACTGGCCCGCAGTGCGGAGAGTGCCGAACAGCGCGCCGCGCTGGACCTGGATTCGCTGCTGGAGAGCATCGTCGAGGACACTGCCGAGGACGGTGCCGACGTCGTCTTCGAAGGCCGCAGCGGCGCGGTGCTGATGCTGCGCCCGTTGGCGATGCATCGCTTGTTCTCCAACCTGGTGGACAACGCGGTGATGTACGCGCAACGCGCCCGGGTACGTGTCGAGCGCGGCGAGGGCACGATCACGGTGGTCATCGCCGATGATGGCCCGGGGCTGGCGGATGACCAGCTGGAAGCGGTGTTCGACCCGTTCGTGCGGGTGGAGACCTCACGTTCGCGCGAGACCGGCGGTGCCGGCCTGGGCCTGACCATCGCCCGCGCGCTGGCCGAAAAGGACGGCGGGCGGTTGTGGCTGCGCAACCGCCCCGAAGGCGGGCTGGAAGCAGTGGTGCAGTGGTCGACCAGCGCCGAGGCCCGGTAG
- a CDS encoding ligand-binding sensor domain-containing diguanylate cyclase — protein MGGQGAGRRRAGRHAERIGRLLRLGVLWLLLAMAAPLAAQSGAPPLRDYAIDVWTSRNGLPHNSLRDIAQTPEGHLWFATWEGLVRYNGLDFTVFDRSTRPGLRDNGIGALLVDPQGGLWISDSRGNVSHRGSDGQWRVWEHQPDTPQVLIQSMQMDSQGRLWLLYEGKGIAYLTPDKGIVYQRPPPDLPLAMSFTKMAVDAQDRVWIGTLDGLVLRDNDGVLQRAPAAWGVDKGLSWPYRAPDGALWIVAGERLYRVEDDRLVLVHRLPGQLHLTAMLQDRHGDLWLGTENQGLLRISAHGLERLPAGLNLPGGRVVSLREDAEGSIWVGANGGLYRLRETLFSSYTERDGLSGDYVRTVLEDRDRRLWVGSASGLDLQTADGRFRAMPLHNRGGKAPSVLSLAQDAGGDLWVGTFGDGIYRLHADGRLRHNYAAADGLPGGNIRAISIAPDGVVWAGTQKGVVRIEGDKVTVPTIAGMPAGLTTALEHDHQGNLWIGTIEGVRVLRGDRVQSIDLAPLGGGRSVFGFHQIGDAMWISSDRGLYRWQRGTLARVGLEQGMPVDAVFQLVPDRLGNVWISSNRGVLRTDMATLNAVADGRAPRVTVERYNEIDGMANAQANGSSGPSAILRQDSTFWVVTAGGLSTVDPQRLQRFRERPAPPAAIENVQVDGAPVHWEGRERNLIPGGRRLAVSYVGLSYLMSDRIRYRTRLEGLDNGWVERGPQRSVEFVGLPPGDYTLHVAASHPGGSWGHQEAVWSFTVEPFWWQRRSVQALTGLVLLAALVALYRFLLQQYKASNLRLARRVDEATFDLQAQTVHLQALNQEKTELAERLARQAEAFERQAREDALTRLANRRGFDEALARDFARAQRSGHPLCLVVLDIDHFKDVNDQHSHSIGDAVLVEVAQVIAAASRDSDLPARTGGEEFALLLNDTRLEEAAQLCARLRGLFHDHPDWAGIPGLRVTFSAGLVELDGDDRTPALLYQRADRALYRAKSDGRDRTSIG, from the coding sequence ATGGGCGGGCAGGGGGCGGGCAGGCGCCGGGCGGGGCGCCACGCGGAAAGGATCGGTCGCCTGCTGCGACTGGGCGTGCTGTGGCTGCTGCTGGCGATGGCCGCGCCGCTGGCTGCGCAGAGTGGCGCGCCGCCGCTGCGCGACTACGCCATCGACGTGTGGACCTCGCGCAATGGTCTGCCGCACAACTCGCTGCGCGACATCGCGCAGACCCCGGAAGGCCACCTGTGGTTCGCCACCTGGGAAGGCCTGGTGCGCTACAACGGCCTGGATTTCACCGTGTTCGACCGCAGCACGCGGCCGGGGCTGCGCGACAACGGCATCGGCGCGCTGCTGGTCGATCCGCAGGGCGGGCTGTGGATCAGCGACTCGCGGGGCAATGTCAGCCACCGCGGCAGCGATGGCCAGTGGCGGGTCTGGGAGCATCAACCGGATACGCCACAGGTACTGATCCAGTCCATGCAGATGGACAGCCAGGGACGCCTGTGGCTGCTGTATGAAGGCAAGGGCATCGCCTATCTGACCCCGGACAAGGGCATCGTCTACCAGCGTCCACCGCCGGACCTGCCGCTGGCGATGAGTTTCACCAAGATGGCGGTCGACGCACAGGACCGGGTCTGGATCGGCACCCTCGACGGCCTGGTGCTGCGTGACAACGACGGCGTGCTGCAGCGCGCGCCGGCGGCCTGGGGCGTGGACAAGGGGCTGTCGTGGCCCTACCGCGCACCCGATGGTGCGCTCTGGATCGTCGCGGGCGAGCGCCTGTACCGGGTGGAGGATGATCGCCTGGTGCTGGTGCACCGGCTGCCCGGCCAGCTGCACTTGACCGCGATGCTGCAGGACCGCCATGGCGACCTGTGGCTGGGTACCGAGAACCAGGGCCTGCTGCGCATTTCGGCGCATGGCCTGGAGCGCCTGCCGGCCGGTCTGAACCTGCCCGGCGGGCGTGTGGTCAGCCTGCGCGAGGATGCCGAGGGCAGCATCTGGGTGGGTGCCAACGGCGGCCTGTATCGCCTGCGCGAAACCCTGTTCAGCAGCTACACCGAACGCGACGGCCTCAGCGGCGACTACGTGCGCACGGTGCTCGAAGACCGTGATCGCCGCCTGTGGGTGGGCAGTGCCAGCGGCCTGGACCTGCAGACCGCCGACGGTCGATTCCGCGCGATGCCGCTGCACAACCGCGGTGGCAAGGCGCCCTCGGTACTGAGCCTGGCCCAGGATGCCGGCGGCGATCTGTGGGTGGGTACCTTCGGCGACGGCATCTACCGCTTGCACGCCGATGGACGCCTTCGCCACAACTACGCGGCGGCCGATGGCCTGCCCGGCGGCAACATCCGTGCGATCAGCATCGCGCCTGACGGCGTGGTCTGGGCGGGGACGCAGAAGGGCGTGGTCCGTATCGAGGGTGACAAGGTAACCGTGCCCACGATTGCGGGCATGCCGGCAGGCCTGACCACCGCGCTGGAACACGATCACCAGGGAAATCTGTGGATCGGCACCATCGAAGGCGTCCGCGTGCTGCGTGGTGATCGGGTGCAGTCGATCGACCTGGCGCCGCTGGGCGGTGGCCGCAGCGTGTTCGGGTTCCACCAGATCGGCGATGCGATGTGGATCAGCAGTGACCGTGGGCTGTATCGCTGGCAGCGCGGCACGCTGGCGCGCGTGGGCCTGGAGCAGGGCATGCCGGTGGATGCGGTGTTCCAGCTGGTGCCCGACCGACTGGGCAATGTGTGGATCAGCAGCAACCGCGGTGTGCTGCGTACCGATATGGCAACGCTCAACGCCGTGGCCGACGGACGCGCGCCGCGGGTAACCGTGGAGCGTTACAACGAAATCGACGGCATGGCCAATGCGCAGGCCAACGGCAGCTCCGGACCCTCGGCGATCCTGCGCCAGGACAGCACGTTCTGGGTAGTGACTGCCGGTGGCCTGAGCACGGTCGATCCGCAGCGGCTGCAGCGCTTCCGCGAGCGTCCGGCGCCGCCTGCGGCGATCGAGAACGTGCAGGTGGACGGTGCGCCGGTGCACTGGGAAGGCCGCGAGCGCAACCTGATTCCCGGTGGGCGACGGCTTGCGGTGAGCTACGTGGGCCTGAGCTATCTGATGTCCGACCGCATCCGCTACCGCACGCGGCTGGAGGGGCTGGACAACGGCTGGGTGGAGCGTGGCCCGCAGCGCAGCGTGGAGTTCGTCGGCCTGCCGCCGGGCGACTACACGCTGCACGTGGCCGCCTCGCACCCGGGTGGCAGCTGGGGCCATCAGGAAGCGGTGTGGAGCTTCACCGTCGAGCCGTTCTGGTGGCAGCGGCGCAGCGTGCAGGCGCTGACCGGGCTGGTGCTGCTGGCCGCGCTGGTAGCGCTGTACCGTTTCCTGCTGCAGCAGTACAAGGCCAGCAACCTGCGCCTGGCACGGCGCGTGGATGAGGCAACCTTCGACCTGCAGGCGCAGACCGTTCACCTGCAGGCGTTGAACCAGGAAAAGACCGAGCTGGCCGAGCGCCTGGCGCGGCAGGCCGAGGCATTCGAACGACAGGCCCGCGAGGACGCGCTGACCCGGTTGGCCAATCGTCGCGGTTTCGACGAGGCGCTGGCCCGCGACTTCGCCCGCGCCCAGCGCAGCGGCCACCCGCTGTGCCTGGTGGTGCTGGACATCGACCACTTCAAGGACGTCAACGACCAGCACAGCCACAGCATTGGTGATGCGGTACTGGTGGAAGTGGCCCAGGTGATCGCAGCGGCCAGCCGCGATTCGGACCTGCCGGCACGCACCGGCGGCGAAGAATTCGCGCTGCTGCTCAACGACACCCGGCTGGAGGAGGCAGCGCAACTGTGTGCGCGCCTGCGTGGCCTGTTCCATGACCACCCGGACTGGGCTGGCATACCCGGTCTGAGAGTGACCTTCAGTGCCGGCCTGGTGGAACTGGATGGCGACGACCGCACCCCGGCGCTGCTGTACCAGCGCGCCGACCGTGCGCTGTACCGCGCGAAGAGCGACGGCCGCGATCGTACGAGTATCGGTTGA
- the rnt gene encoding ribonuclease T, translating into MSQRFRGFLPVVVDVETGGFDSQRNALLEIAAVPIEMDENGLLYPGQTASAHVVPAEGLEIDPKSLEVTGIILDHPFRLAKEEKAALDHVFTPVRAAMKKYGCQRAILVGHNAHFDLGFVNAAVARTGHKRNPFHPFSVFDTVTLAGIAYGQTVLARAATAAGLGWDANEAHSAVYDTEQTARLFCTIANAWPR; encoded by the coding sequence ATGTCACAACGCTTCCGCGGCTTCCTGCCGGTGGTGGTGGATGTTGAAACCGGCGGCTTCGACAGCCAGCGCAACGCGCTGCTGGAAATCGCTGCCGTGCCGATCGAGATGGACGAGAACGGCCTGCTCTACCCCGGCCAGACCGCCAGCGCCCATGTGGTGCCTGCCGAGGGTCTGGAGATCGACCCGAAGTCGCTGGAAGTAACCGGCATCATCCTCGACCATCCGTTCCGGCTGGCCAAGGAAGAGAAGGCCGCGCTCGATCACGTCTTCACTCCGGTGCGCGCGGCGATGAAGAAGTACGGCTGCCAGCGCGCGATCCTGGTCGGCCACAACGCCCATTTCGACCTGGGCTTCGTCAACGCGGCCGTCGCCCGTACCGGGCACAAGCGCAATCCGTTCCATCCGTTCAGCGTGTTCGATACGGTCACCCTGGCGGGTATCGCCTACGGTCAGACCGTGCTGGCGCGCGCGGCCACGGCGGCCGGGCTGGGCTGGGATGCCAACGAGGCACACAGCGCGGTGTACGACACCGAGCAGACGGCGCGGTTGTTCTGCACGATCGCCAACGCCTGGCCGCGGTAA
- a CDS encoding HvfX family Cu-binding RiPP maturation protein: MKTPILAATRGQLDRFAPWLAPLGLRLLLAWEFFESGREKLHGENWFADLQGAFPFPFDQLPAALNWQLATWFELVGAACLLFGFGTRFAAASLLVLTVVATYAVHWPAEWSSLGDLAMGYAISDQGFGNFKLPLLFMAMLLPLLFTGAGRLSVDAVLARWYPSPPTAQPAVR, from the coding sequence ATGAAGACCCCGATCCTGGCCGCAACCCGCGGCCAGCTGGACCGTTTCGCCCCGTGGTTGGCCCCGCTTGGCCTGCGCCTGCTGCTTGCCTGGGAATTCTTCGAATCCGGGCGCGAGAAGCTGCACGGCGAGAACTGGTTCGCCGACCTGCAGGGCGCGTTCCCGTTCCCCTTCGACCAGTTGCCCGCCGCGCTGAACTGGCAGTTGGCCACCTGGTTCGAACTGGTGGGCGCAGCGTGCCTGCTGTTCGGCTTTGGCACCCGCTTTGCCGCCGCCAGCCTGCTGGTGCTGACGGTCGTGGCAACGTACGCGGTGCACTGGCCGGCCGAATGGAGCTCGCTGGGCGATCTGGCGATGGGCTATGCGATCAGCGACCAGGGCTTTGGCAACTTCAAACTGCCACTGCTGTTCATGGCGATGCTGCTGCCGCTGCTGTTCACCGGCGCCGGGCGCCTGAGCGTGGATGCCGTGCTGGCACGCTGGTATCCGTCGCCCCCCACGGCGCAGCCCGCGGTCCGGTAG
- a CDS encoding HvfC family RiPP maturation protein yields MADAPERLRAQQHAFTAHLRDPAQVPAPPGMDPRRVAVYERLLFNNLLGLLSNGFPVCVRLLGEPAWSALVRHYFASHRCHTPLFTELAAEFVQWLQVQPELPHPALAELAHYEWVETALYQLQADPLPEPGDIDPLQVPLQRSPLAWPLLYRWPVHQLGSDDAASQPPAEPTGLLVRRDADGAVRFATLTSLAVHLLTLIGEAPGATGQQQLQQLAVLHHLDPETLAAPGAQLLQQFLRAGVIGPLSASP; encoded by the coding sequence ATGGCTGATGCCCCCGAACGACTGCGCGCGCAGCAGCACGCGTTCACCGCCCACCTGCGCGACCCGGCGCAGGTACCGGCGCCGCCCGGCATGGACCCGCGCCGGGTGGCGGTGTACGAACGCCTGCTGTTCAACAATCTGCTGGGATTGTTGAGCAACGGCTTCCCGGTCTGCGTGCGCCTGCTGGGCGAACCGGCCTGGAGTGCGCTGGTGCGCCACTATTTCGCCAGCCACCGTTGCCACACCCCGTTGTTCACCGAGCTGGCTGCCGAGTTCGTGCAGTGGCTGCAGGTGCAACCGGAACTGCCGCATCCGGCGCTGGCCGAGCTGGCCCATTACGAGTGGGTGGAGACTGCGCTGTACCAGCTGCAGGCTGATCCGCTGCCGGAACCGGGCGACATCGATCCGTTGCAGGTACCGTTGCAGCGCTCGCCACTGGCCTGGCCGCTGCTGTATCGCTGGCCGGTGCATCAACTGGGTAGCGACGATGCAGCGTCGCAACCGCCAGCAGAGCCCACCGGCCTGCTGGTACGGCGCGATGCCGATGGCGCAGTGCGCTTTGCCACCCTGACCAGCCTGGCGGTGCATCTGCTGACCCTGATCGGCGAGGCGCCCGGGGCCACCGGCCAACAACAGCTGCAGCAACTGGCCGTCCTGCACCACCTCGATCCCGAGACCCTGGCCGCCCCGGGTGCGCAACTGCTGCAGCAGTTCCTGCGTGCCGGCGTGATCGGTCCGCTCTCCGCTTCACCCTGA